A genomic segment from Corylus avellana chromosome ca5, CavTom2PMs-1.0 encodes:
- the LOC132181178 gene encoding UMP-CMP kinase isoform X2, with translation MFDVISHSINPFSIQKQNEDQNEEPRSRPPREEREREDRGDVEARNFTYRIGFFQQIIHSQPASIHIEDLEIIDHRDTYPGGPGSGKGTQCAKIVETFGFKHLSAGDLLRREIACNSKYGSTILNTIKEGRIVPSEVTVKLIQREMESSDNHKFLIDGFPRSEENRIAFERIMGAEPNIVLFFDCPEEEMVKRVLSRNQGRVDDNLDTMKKRLKVFEAWNLPVINYYAEKGKLHKISALGTEDEIFEQVRPLFAACEINSKTLLFLEGQ, from the exons ATGTTCGACGTAATATCTCACTCAATTAACCCATTCTCAATCCAAAAACAAAACGAAGACCAAAACGAAGAACCCAGATCAAGACCACCccgggaagagagagagagagaggacagGGGAGATGTGGAGGCTCGTAACTTCACTTACCGCATTGGTTTCTTCCAGCAAATCATCCATTCTCAACCAG CCAGCATCCACATTGAAGATTTGGAAATCATTGACCACAGAGACACCTATCCTG GTGGCCCTGGTAGTGGGAAAGGTACACAATGCGCAAAGATTGTTGAGACTTTTGGATTTAAACATCTTAGTGCAGGAGATCTGTTAAGGAGGGAAATAGCTTGTAATAGTAAATATGG CTCCACGATTCTGAATACAATTAAAGAAGGACGAATTGTTCCTTCAGAAGTGACGGTCAAACTGATACAAAGGGAGATGGAATCAAGTGACAATCACAAATTTCTTATTGATGGCTTCCCACGAAGTGAGGAAAACCGCATAGCATTTGAACGAATC ATGGGAGCAGAACCAAATATAGTCCTATTCTTTGATTGCCCGGAAGAAGAGATGGTGAAACGAGTGCTAAGCCGTAATCAG GGCCGAGTTGATGATAATCTAGACACAATGAAGAAACGTCTTAAAGTGTTTGAAGCATGGAATCTTCCTGTAATCAATTACTATGCAGAGAAAGGAAAACTTCATAAG ATCAGCGCATTAGGAACAGAAGATGAAATATTTGAACAAGTTCGCCCGCTTTTTGCTGCATGTGAG ATTAATTCAAAGACCCTGCTGTTCCTTGAAGGACAATGA
- the LOC132181178 gene encoding UMP-CMP kinase isoform X1, which produces MFDVISHSINPFSIQKQNEDQNEEPRSRPPREEREREDRGDVEARNFTYRIGFFQQIIHSQPASIHIEDLEIIDHRDTYPGGPGSGKGTQCAKIVETFGFKHLSAGDLLRREIACNSKYGSTILNTIKEGRIVPSEVTVKLIQREMESSDNHKFLIDGFPRSEENRIAFERIMGAEPNIVLFFDCPEEEMVKRVLSRNQGRVDDNLDTMKKRLKVFEAWNLPVINYYAEKGKLHKISALGTEDEIFEQVRPLFAACEQINSKTLLFLEGQ; this is translated from the exons ATGTTCGACGTAATATCTCACTCAATTAACCCATTCTCAATCCAAAAACAAAACGAAGACCAAAACGAAGAACCCAGATCAAGACCACCccgggaagagagagagagagaggacagGGGAGATGTGGAGGCTCGTAACTTCACTTACCGCATTGGTTTCTTCCAGCAAATCATCCATTCTCAACCAG CCAGCATCCACATTGAAGATTTGGAAATCATTGACCACAGAGACACCTATCCTG GTGGCCCTGGTAGTGGGAAAGGTACACAATGCGCAAAGATTGTTGAGACTTTTGGATTTAAACATCTTAGTGCAGGAGATCTGTTAAGGAGGGAAATAGCTTGTAATAGTAAATATGG CTCCACGATTCTGAATACAATTAAAGAAGGACGAATTGTTCCTTCAGAAGTGACGGTCAAACTGATACAAAGGGAGATGGAATCAAGTGACAATCACAAATTTCTTATTGATGGCTTCCCACGAAGTGAGGAAAACCGCATAGCATTTGAACGAATC ATGGGAGCAGAACCAAATATAGTCCTATTCTTTGATTGCCCGGAAGAAGAGATGGTGAAACGAGTGCTAAGCCGTAATCAG GGCCGAGTTGATGATAATCTAGACACAATGAAGAAACGTCTTAAAGTGTTTGAAGCATGGAATCTTCCTGTAATCAATTACTATGCAGAGAAAGGAAAACTTCATAAG ATCAGCGCATTAGGAACAGAAGATGAAATATTTGAACAAGTTCGCCCGCTTTTTGCTGCATGTGAG CAGATTAATTCAAAGACCCTGCTGTTCCTTGAAGGACAATGA
- the LOC132181178 gene encoding UMP-CMP kinase isoform X3, with protein MFDVISHSINPFSIQKQNEDQNEEPRSRPPREEREREDRGDVEARNFTYRIGFFQQIIHSQPASIHIEDLEIIDHRDTYPGGPGSGKGTQCAKIVETFGFKHLSAGDLLRREIACNSKYGSTILNTIKEGRIVPSEVTVKLIQREMESSDNHKFLIDGFPRSEENRIAFERIMGAEPNIVLFFDCPEEEMVKRVLSRNQGRVDDNLDTMKKRLKVFEAWNLPVINYYAEKGKLHKISALGTEDEIFEQVRPLFAACEVIK; from the exons ATGTTCGACGTAATATCTCACTCAATTAACCCATTCTCAATCCAAAAACAAAACGAAGACCAAAACGAAGAACCCAGATCAAGACCACCccgggaagagagagagagagaggacagGGGAGATGTGGAGGCTCGTAACTTCACTTACCGCATTGGTTTCTTCCAGCAAATCATCCATTCTCAACCAG CCAGCATCCACATTGAAGATTTGGAAATCATTGACCACAGAGACACCTATCCTG GTGGCCCTGGTAGTGGGAAAGGTACACAATGCGCAAAGATTGTTGAGACTTTTGGATTTAAACATCTTAGTGCAGGAGATCTGTTAAGGAGGGAAATAGCTTGTAATAGTAAATATGG CTCCACGATTCTGAATACAATTAAAGAAGGACGAATTGTTCCTTCAGAAGTGACGGTCAAACTGATACAAAGGGAGATGGAATCAAGTGACAATCACAAATTTCTTATTGATGGCTTCCCACGAAGTGAGGAAAACCGCATAGCATTTGAACGAATC ATGGGAGCAGAACCAAATATAGTCCTATTCTTTGATTGCCCGGAAGAAGAGATGGTGAAACGAGTGCTAAGCCGTAATCAG GGCCGAGTTGATGATAATCTAGACACAATGAAGAAACGTCTTAAAGTGTTTGAAGCATGGAATCTTCCTGTAATCAATTACTATGCAGAGAAAGGAAAACTTCATAAG ATCAGCGCATTAGGAACAGAAGATGAAATATTTGAACAAGTTCGCCCGCTTTTTGCTGCATGTGAG GTGATTAAGTGA
- the LOC132181178 gene encoding UMP-CMP kinase isoform X4, producing MFDVISHSINPFSIQKQNEDQNEEPRSRPPREEREREDRGDVEARNFTYRIGFFQQIIHSQPGGPGSGKGTQCAKIVETFGFKHLSAGDLLRREIACNSKYGSTILNTIKEGRIVPSEVTVKLIQREMESSDNHKFLIDGFPRSEENRIAFERIMGAEPNIVLFFDCPEEEMVKRVLSRNQGRVDDNLDTMKKRLKVFEAWNLPVINYYAEKGKLHKISALGTEDEIFEQVRPLFAACEQINSKTLLFLEGQ from the exons ATGTTCGACGTAATATCTCACTCAATTAACCCATTCTCAATCCAAAAACAAAACGAAGACCAAAACGAAGAACCCAGATCAAGACCACCccgggaagagagagagagagaggacagGGGAGATGTGGAGGCTCGTAACTTCACTTACCGCATTGGTTTCTTCCAGCAAATCATCCATTCTCAACCAG GTGGCCCTGGTAGTGGGAAAGGTACACAATGCGCAAAGATTGTTGAGACTTTTGGATTTAAACATCTTAGTGCAGGAGATCTGTTAAGGAGGGAAATAGCTTGTAATAGTAAATATGG CTCCACGATTCTGAATACAATTAAAGAAGGACGAATTGTTCCTTCAGAAGTGACGGTCAAACTGATACAAAGGGAGATGGAATCAAGTGACAATCACAAATTTCTTATTGATGGCTTCCCACGAAGTGAGGAAAACCGCATAGCATTTGAACGAATC ATGGGAGCAGAACCAAATATAGTCCTATTCTTTGATTGCCCGGAAGAAGAGATGGTGAAACGAGTGCTAAGCCGTAATCAG GGCCGAGTTGATGATAATCTAGACACAATGAAGAAACGTCTTAAAGTGTTTGAAGCATGGAATCTTCCTGTAATCAATTACTATGCAGAGAAAGGAAAACTTCATAAG ATCAGCGCATTAGGAACAGAAGATGAAATATTTGAACAAGTTCGCCCGCTTTTTGCTGCATGTGAG CAGATTAATTCAAAGACCCTGCTGTTCCTTGAAGGACAATGA
- the LOC132181178 gene encoding UMP-CMP kinase isoform X5 has product MWRLVTSLTALVSSSKSSILNQPASTLKIWKSLTTETPILARHGISTHDCTPFITFVLGGPGSGKGTQCAKIVETFGFKHLSAGDLLRREIACNSKYGSTILNTIKEGRIVPSEVTVKLIQREMESSDNHKFLIDGFPRSEENRIAFERIMGAEPNIVLFFDCPEEEMVKRVLSRNQGRVDDNLDTMKKRLKVFEAWNLPVINYYAEKGKLHKISALGTEDEIFEQVRPLFAACEQINSKTLLFLEGQ; this is encoded by the exons ATGTGGAGGCTCGTAACTTCACTTACCGCATTGGTTTCTTCCAGCAAATCATCCATTCTCAACCAG CCAGCATCCACATTGAAGATTTGGAAATCATTGACCACAGAGACACCTATCCTG GCAAGACATGGAATTTCCACCCATGATTGCACCCCATTCATAACTTTTGTCTTAG GTGGCCCTGGTAGTGGGAAAGGTACACAATGCGCAAAGATTGTTGAGACTTTTGGATTTAAACATCTTAGTGCAGGAGATCTGTTAAGGAGGGAAATAGCTTGTAATAGTAAATATGG CTCCACGATTCTGAATACAATTAAAGAAGGACGAATTGTTCCTTCAGAAGTGACGGTCAAACTGATACAAAGGGAGATGGAATCAAGTGACAATCACAAATTTCTTATTGATGGCTTCCCACGAAGTGAGGAAAACCGCATAGCATTTGAACGAATC ATGGGAGCAGAACCAAATATAGTCCTATTCTTTGATTGCCCGGAAGAAGAGATGGTGAAACGAGTGCTAAGCCGTAATCAG GGCCGAGTTGATGATAATCTAGACACAATGAAGAAACGTCTTAAAGTGTTTGAAGCATGGAATCTTCCTGTAATCAATTACTATGCAGAGAAAGGAAAACTTCATAAG ATCAGCGCATTAGGAACAGAAGATGAAATATTTGAACAAGTTCGCCCGCTTTTTGCTGCATGTGAG CAGATTAATTCAAAGACCCTGCTGTTCCTTGAAGGACAATGA
- the LOC132182477 gene encoding pentatricopeptide repeat-containing protein At4g25270, chloroplastic: MQMNTNQLPPICHFSLLIPFPKMETTFHRNSFILYCSSKSKKIKKPKQIQQNKGISGLSFPKSTPTPLLINQKPYTQTKIQALDAVVDDLEASVEKGLKIDTEIFSSLLETCYHLQAIEHGIRIHRVIPANLLRRNVGLSSKLLRLYASCGHVDEAHQVFDQMAKRDESAFPWNSLISGYAELGLYEDAMALYFQMAEDGVEPDSFTFPRVLKACGGIGSIRVGEEVHRHVVRSGFANDGFVLNALIDMYAKCGDIVKARKVFDKIAFRDLISWNAMLTGYIRHGLLVEALDIFGQMLKQGYEPDSVAISTILTSLSSLKLALHIHGWVLRRGFEWNLSISNSLIAVYSNHGKLDQARWLFDQMPERDVVSWNSIISAHSRDLKVVTYFEQMENAGALPDSITFVSMLSACAHLGLVKDGERMYSVMRGKYGISPIMEHYACMVNLYGRAGLIKEAYAIIVETMEFEAGPTVWGALLYACFLHGNVDIGEIAAEKLFELELDNEHNYELLMKIYRNAGRLADVERVRVVMVERGLDFC, from the coding sequence ATGCAAATGAATACAAATCAACTCCCTCCAATttgccatttttctttattaatccCTTTTCCCAAAATGGAAACCACTTTCCACAGAAATTCTTTTATCCTCTACTGCTCTTCCAAgagcaagaaaatcaagaaaccAAAACAAATCCAGCAGAACAAAGGGATCAGCGGCCTCTCCTTTCCAAAATCAACCCCAACCCCACTCTTAATTAACCAAAAACCCTACACCCAAACAAAAATCCAGGCCCTTGACGCTGTCGTTGATGACCTAGAAGCCTCTGTGGAGAAAGGCTTAAAAATTGACACCgaaatattttcttctctcttagAGACGTGCTACCATTTGCAAGCCATTGAGCATGGTATCCGAATTCACCGCGTTATTCCAGCAAACCTTTTACGTAGAAATGTTGGCCTATCGTCGAAGCTGCTTCGTCTCTATGCGTCATGTGGACATGTCGACGAGGCTCACCAGGTGTTTGACCAAATGGCTAAGCGAGATGAATCGGCTTTCCCGTGGAATTCTCTTATCTCGGGGTATGCTGAATTGGGTCTGTATGAAGATGCCATGGCGCTTTACTTTCAAATGGCGGAGGATGGTGTTGAGCCGGACTCGTTCACGTTCCCTCGTGTGTTGAAAGCTTGTGGGGGAATTGGGTCGATTCGTGTTGGGGAGGAGGTGCATCGGCATGTGGTTCGTTCGGGCTTTGCAAATGATGGGTTTGTGCTCAATGCTCTTATTGACATGTATGCCAAGTGTGGCGACATTGTAAAGGCTCGGAAGGTATTTGACAAGATTGCTTTCCGGGACTTGATCTCATGGAATGCCATGCTCACGGGTTATATTCGTCATGGGCTTTTGGTGGAGGCATTGGACATCTTTGGCCAAATGCTTAAACAGGGCTATGAGCCAGACTCGGTTGCTATATCCACAATTCTCACCAGTTTGTCGTCATTGAAGCTTGCACTCCACATACACGGCTGGGTTCTTCGTAGAGGATTCGAGTGGAATTTGTCTATTTCCAATTCATTGATTGCTGTGTACTCAAATCACGGAAAGTTGGATCAAGCACGCTGGTTATTTGACCAAATGCCTGAGAGGGATGTTGTGTCATGGAACTCTATAATTTCTGCTCACTCTAGAGACCTGAAAGTTGTAACGTACTTTGAGCAGATGGAGAATGCTGGTGCTTTGCCAGATAGCATCACATTTGTGTCCATGCTATCAGCTTGCGCCCATTTGGGCTTGGTGAAGGATGGGGAGAGAATGTATTCAGTGATGAGAGGAAAATATGGAATAAGCCCAATCATGGAACATTATGCTTGCATGGTTAATCTTTATGGGAGGGCAGGACTGATCAAAGAGGCTTATGCCATCATAGTGGAGACAATGGAATTTGAGGCTGGCCCAACAGTGTGGGGGGCATTGCTATATGCTTGCTTTCTTCATGGAAATGTAGATATTGGAGAAATTGCAGCTGAAAAACTTTTTGAATTGGAGCTGGATAATGAACATAATTATGAGCTTTTGATGAAAATTTATCGCAATGCGGGTAGATTGGCGGATGTGGAAAGAGTGAGAGTGGTGATGGTGGAAAGAGGGTTGGATTTTTGCTAG
- the LOC132181165 gene encoding 21 kDa protein-like, translating into MAKVSHLCLLFSFIYFAGTAKSAATSSAGAAVNFIKVSCSATSYPSLCVQSLSSHAAEIKQSPRQLAQTALSVSIARAQSTNTFVSKMAKFKGLKAREYAAIKDCLDQMGDSVDRLSRSFQELKHIGQAKGQDFLWHMSNVQTWVSAALTDENTCVDGFAGRALDGKVKASIKARVVNVAQVTSNALALTNRYASKH; encoded by the coding sequence ATGGCTAAAGTTTCCCATCTTTGCCTACTGTTCTCTTTCATATACTTCGCCGGCACAGCCAAATCTGCAGCCACTTCTAGCGCCGGTGCCGCCGTCAATTTCATCAAGGTTTCATGCAGCGCCACCAGCTATCCCTCCCTCTGCGTGCAATCTCTCTCCTCCCACGCGGCAGaaatcaagcagagcccacgcCAGCTGGCGCAGACCGCCTTGTCCGTGAGCATCGCAAGGGCACAGTCCACCAACACATTCGTCTCAAAAATGGCAAAATTCAAGGGGCTTAAGGCTAGGGAGTACGCGGCTATTAAGGATTGCTTGGATCAGATGGGCGACAGCGTGGACCGGCTCAGCCGGTCCTTTCAGGAGCTGAAGCACATTGGTCAGGCCAAGGGTCAGGACTTTCTGTGGCACATGAGTAACGTGCAGACTTGGGTCAGCGCAGCGCTGACCGACGAGAACACTTGCGTTGATGGGTTCGCCGGCCGGGCGTTGGACGGCAAAGTCAAGGCTTCCATCAAGGCACGGGTTGTTAATGTTGCCCAGGTCACCAGTAATGCGCTGGCACTAACCAATCGCTATGCCTCAAAGCACTGA
- the LOC132183222 gene encoding pectinesterase inhibitor 4-like, giving the protein METYYTLRNPISCHLLSILVTFLFLSNLHTTLAATTTTSSTKNNTSYIKNACSSTTYPKVCYNSLSPYASKIKANPQKLCNTALSVALKAARNASSTISAISKQKGLTQSEAGIVKDCIENIRDSIDELKQSVNEMGNLGKSDVKLQIDDIKTWVSAAITDEGTCTDGFDERKVSAKVESKIRKSILSVAMPTSNALSIIGTLYSY; this is encoded by the coding sequence atggaaacCTATTATACTCTGAGAAATCCAATTTCATGCCATCTTCTCTCAATTCTTgttacttttcttttcctctcaaACCTTCATACAACCTTAGCAGCAACAACCACCACATCTTCCACCAAAAATAACACAAGTTATATCAAAAATGCTTGTAGTTCAACCACATACCCAAAAGTCTGCTACAATTCACTCTCCCCCTACGCATCCAAAATCAAAGCAAACCCCCAAAAACTCTGCAACACCGCCCTCTCAGTGGCCCTGAAAGCCGCGCGCAACGCATCGTCGACGATATCAGCGATATCGAAGCAGAAGGGATTGACGCAAAGCGAAGCCGGGATCGTTAAGGATTGCATCGAGAACATCAGGGACAGCATCGACGAGCTCAAACAATCTGTAAACGAAATGGGGAATCTCGGAAAGTCCGATGTGAAACTTCAGATAGATGATATAAAGACTTGGGTCAGCGCCGCCATAACGGATGAAGGCACGTGCACTGATGGGTTCGATGAGCGGAAGGTGAGCGCGAAGGTAGAGAGCAAAATCAGGAAGAGTATTCTCAGTGTTGCCATGCCGACAAGCAATGCTTTGTCCATCATTGGCACTCTCTATTCCTACTAA